DNA from Deltaproteobacteria bacterium:
AACTCATCAAAGTTCAGGTTTACGAGGGCATCGATGAACCGATGTTTGAGCAGATGCGCAAGAATTTCATAAGTCAGTAGAGTGGGATGACGGATGTCGTACTTGTCCTTCAGATGAGCCCGTACGTTCTGCGCGAGACTCGCCGAGCGGCTTAGGGCCGCGAGCTGTGTTTCGAAGGCTTCCTCTTGGAGTCGAAACACTCGGGTCAACCAGTGAAGATATTCCTTGCGGCCTCGAGGGTTTGGATCCTCCCCAACCAGGGCGTCAATGAGCTCTGCAGACGAACCGACTGCGGGGACGCTGGGGCCTGCTCCGACCACAGCAATCACCCGGCAACGCCTCCGAGTGCCCTCGAGAAGCTGCGGCTGAAGCAGTTGCACGCGAAACCGGTCAGAGAGGGACACCTTCAAATGGCGAGTAAGCAGTCGCCGTGCGAGCAATGCGAGTGTTTGCATCTGATCTTCAGGAACATTTGTGACTACGGAATCCGAAATCGCAAACATCGATGCCATCGCACACCCCCTGGTAAGACTTTACAGCTATCCTGCCGAACATGTATTCGGCCGGTCTGCGTAACGCGGCCAACGTTGGATGGCTCGCAACGTAACACGGGCGGTGCGCGAGCCACAAACGCGGTGATGAGGCTCCCCATTCGCCACTTGGCGGTCTGGAGCGACGATGGTCTCCCCAGCACACGCCGGTCAGTCTAAGATCCGACGGGGCCGTGATGACAGCGACGGGTGGCACGCTCATCGCACCAGCCGATCCAGCGGGCCGGGTGCCGATCCCGGTCGACGTGGCCTTCCCGAAGCCCGGCTTGCCCGACATCGGCGGCGAGATGACGCTGCCGCCGCTAGTGCCCGGCCTCGATGTGCCGAGCTTCGATGTCCACGGCTTCTTCTTCAAAGCGCCGTTCGATGTCGACGGCGTCCAGATTCCGCCGATTCCCGGCGTCATCGTGATTCCTGGCAACATTGCCTAGCTGCACTAGTTCTTCCAGGTGGTGGTGCTGGTCTCCAACGTCGCACCCGCGGGCAGCGAGCTGGTGATCACCACGGCCGACGCGAAGTTGACGCTGCCGCTCGGCAACAACGGGGTGAAGCAGTTCTTCACGACACCGTCGGACGATCGGTTGTGGCCGGCCAAGACGGCGCAGCCGCCGCTCAATCCGTCGCCGTGCACTCTGCCGCTGCAGGACCCGCGCTTGTGCTCGTTGGTGACCGGCCACAGCAGCGACGGCTCGTTCGGCCCGGGCGGCGACGCGCAAGGCGACTTCTCGGTGGAAGGGCGGCAAGTCGGCACGCTGTCGAAGGCGTAACCGGCGCGGTCGTAGTCGCCGCTGGACCTCCTTGCCGCGATCGGTTAAGAATTAGCCAACTCGCTAAGTAAGGAGGCTGCTATGGGCGGGCAGGAGACGGTGATCTGTCTGTATCGAGTGCGCAAGGGCAACGAACGGAAGTTCGTGAAGCTGTTGCAGCGACATTGGCCGACGCTGCGGCGGTTCGGGTTGGTGACGGCGGCGCGGCCGAAACACTTTCGCGGCGTTGAGCAAGGCGGCCGCGCATATCCGATCTTCGTCGAGATCTTCGACTGGAAGAACGCGAGGGCTGCACAGATGGCCCACGAGCATCCGGAGGTGATGGCGATCTGGGAGCCGATGGACAAGCTGTGCGAAGCGCGCGACGGGCGTCCGAACATGGAATTCCCGCACGTGCGGCCGTTGAAGATTCGTGTCCAAGCGTGATCCGTATCGCGAACTCGAGCACGTCGACCAGGTGTTTGCGGCGTTGGCGCACGCCTCGCGACGGCACATCTTGTTGGCGCTCAAGTTTCACGGCGGCCAGATGACCGCCGGCGAGATCGCCGACCGCTTCGCCTGCAGTTGGCCGACGACGACCCGGCATTTGCGGCAACTCGAAGCGGCCGGCCTCGTCGTCGTCGAGAAGGTCGGGCGCGGGCGTGTCTATCGTCTCAACCGGAAGCGCCTGCAAGCGGTCGTCGGCGACTGGGCAAAGTGGTTTCGGCGCTGAGTCGCGATCTGCAGCGGCGCACGGCGTCCTGTGCAGCTATGCAGCGCCGCGTATGCGGGTACGCCACGCGCCTCCTTCAATATCAATCACTCCCGCGCGCCGAGTCAGGGTGCTCGACGTTGGCACAGCGTCTGCTCTCCCAGCGAGCAGGAGGTGCGCTGATGTTTCCATCCACGTTTGTGATCTCTGGGGCAGTCGCGGCGCCGTTGGATGTGACGGCCGTGCTGGCGCCGATGGCGTTGGCGATCCTCGCTGTGGGTATTCTTGCCGGCGGGATCACACTCCTGCGCGCGGTGGTGGCGGCTCGTGTCGCACCGGCTCGGCGAGGGGTGCGGATCGCACCGCGCCGCCCACGCCCTTTGCCGCCGTCGCCGGCGCCCCACGCAGTGTGACGCAAGTCGACGCGGAGCCGTCTGTATGGATGAGATCTTCGGCGTTCCGGCCGCAGAGTTTCGTGCGGACCCGTACGGGCACTATCGCCGGATGCGCACGCTCGACCCCGTCCATTTCATTGCTGATCCCGGACTGTGGGCGCTGACGCGCTACACGGATGTGGTCGCGGCGCTGCGCGACGAGCGGCTATCGGCCGAACGCTTTCAACTGACGTTTCCCGAGATGCAGGCCTCGGCGCTGATCAGCAGCTTCGCGGGCATGATGTTGCTGCGCGATCCTCCGGATCACACACGCTTGCGGCTCTTGGTCAGCAAGGCCTTCACGCCGCGCGTAGTCGAGCGGCTGCAGCCACGCGTGCAGAGCATTGTCGATGGGCTGATCGATGCGGTGGAGCGCCGCGGCGAGACCGATCTCATGCAGAGCATCGCCGGGCCGCTGCCGGTGATGGTGATCGCCGAGTTGCTCGGCTTGCCATGGAGCGATCGCGAACAGCTCAAGCGTTGGTCGGACGCGTTGGTGATCCTCGCTGACGGCAGCCTCGCCCTCGCCGGTTTCCCGCAAGCAGAACAGAGTGCGGCCGAGTTCAAGGAATACCTCGGCGGCATTCTCGCCGAGCGGCGTGCGCGTCCCGGCAACGATCTTCGCGACGATCTGATTAGCGGGTTGCTCGCTGCTCACGAACGCGACGATCGGCTGACGGAAGACGAACTGTTCGCGACCTGCGTGCTGCTGTTGATCGCCGGCCACGAGACGACCACCAATCTCATCGGCAACGGCATGCTGGCGCTGCTGCGCCATCCGGATCAGTCGACGCGGTTACGCAGTGACCCGTCGTTGATCCGCAGCGCGATCGAAGAGCTGCTGCGCTATGAGAGCCCAGTGCAACTGACGTCGCGGGTCGCGAAGGTCGACCTGGAAATCGGCGGCAAGCCGGTCCGCACCGGGCAGGAGGTGTGCTTAGTGTTGGGCGCCGCCAACCGCGACCCGGCGCAATTCGCCGATCCTGATCGGCTCGACCTCGCCCGCGTGGACAACCATCACCTCGCGTTCGGTTTGGGGTTACACTTCTGTCTCGGTGCGCCGCTGGCGCGGTTGGAAGGACAGATCGCTGTCGCCAGCTTGCTGCGTCGCTTGCCAGAGCTTCGGCTGGCGAGCGACGCGGTCGAGTGGCGCGAGGG
Protein-coding regions in this window:
- a CDS encoding helix-turn-helix transcriptional regulator, whose amino-acid sequence is MSKRDPYRELEHVDQVFAALAHASRRHILLALKFHGGQMTAGEIADRFACSWPTTTRHLRQLEAAGLVVVEKVGRGRVYRLNRKRLQAVVGDWAKWFRR
- a CDS encoding cytochrome P450 codes for the protein MDEIFGVPAAEFRADPYGHYRRMRTLDPVHFIADPGLWALTRYTDVVAALRDERLSAERFQLTFPEMQASALISSFAGMMLLRDPPDHTRLRLLVSKAFTPRVVERLQPRVQSIVDGLIDAVERRGETDLMQSIAGPLPVMVIAELLGLPWSDREQLKRWSDALVILADGSLALAGFPQAEQSAAEFKEYLGGILAERRARPGNDLRDDLISGLLAAHERDDRLTEDELFATCVLLLIAGHETTTNLIGNGMLALLRHPDQSTRLRSDPSLIRSAIEELLRYESPVQLTSRVAKVDLEIGGKPVRTGQEVCLVLGAANRDPAQFADPDRLDLARVDNHHLAFGLGLHFCLGAPLARLEGQIAVASLLRRLPELRLASDAVEWREGIMMRALTALPITW